AGTACGGTGTTGCGGGTGTCAGCCTGGCCGGCCAAGCCATTCTGCCCAGCCAGATTACCTCGGCCGCCATGGTCTCCTTTGGGGCGCCGAAGAATGCCGTCATCCTGTGGCAGGTCATTTCCATCATCATCTGGGGCACCGCATTTGGCATCCTCGCCAGTTTGGGTGTCGCGCTGATTGGCTAGACCTGTACGACGGCGGCGCCCGGGCGGGGACCTGCCTTCCGTCCCAGCCGCTCAGGCGACCGTGATGCCCAGGTGCGCTGCCAAGATGGGTGCCAGCAGTCCCAGCTGGTAGTCGTCAATCACGACGCCGGACAGGGAGCCAATGCCGTTGAGCGTGCGGAAGTCTGTGGTGCGGAGATCAACGTCCTTCAGAGTTGCCTGCTGCAGGTCGAGGGTGCCGATCCGGCAGTTCTGCAAGGCCAAGCGGGTGACGTTGGCCCCGCCCAGGTCCAGTTCTCCGATGATGCAATCGCTGATTTGCAGGTCGATGATCTTGGAGGCGCGCAGGTTCAGGAAGTCGATCTTGCCGCCGTCAATCCGCACCGATTGCCAGCTGCTGTCGTAGAGTTCGGCTGAACCCCATCGCGGGGACGTTATTTCCGTGTCCCGCCAGCTAGTCCGGGCGCCCTTCATGATCGGGGCGAAGCTGTCATTGATGACCGAGCCGCGGAAGCGTACGCCACGCAATTCAGCATCGTTGAGTGTTGGGCTGTTGAGCTCGCACTCCAGAAAGTCCGTAGAGGTCAGGTTGGTTTCATCGAAGGCGGTCCGGTCAAACCGCTGGCCGTCATAGGTCTCGCCGGGGCCAAAGAACGCATCGTCGTTGTCCGCCAGGTCATGGAGGTCAAGTGGAGTGAGCCGGGGTGCGCGCGGTGCATTCTTCGAAGCCATGTACCAAGGGTATCCGGCAGCGGATTTTGCGGGATTCTGATAATCCTCAGTCATCGAAGCGGATGCTCAACCCGGATCTGTACGCATCACCGGCGTCTGCCGCGGGTGCCCCCGCTGCGGGATCGGCTCCGGCCGGCCATGCCCGGGTTGCCCGAAAGTTGTAACCGTCCTGTTCGGCGGCTTCCCACTCGAGCGCGACTTCCTGCCCGGGCGCCAACGTGCGAAACCCCTGCAGTGCCACGGCCGAAAAATGGGCCCAGCAGCCGCCCGGAGTCTGCTCCGAGTCGATGACGCCCCAGCCTTCGTCATCGTGCCAAATAACGGACGGTTCCTGAGGTCTCAGTGGCGCCAGCTTAAGGGAAATGTGACGGACTGGCTATGGCAGCCGGGCGATGACCTTGAAGCGTTGGAGCACCAGCATCGTGGAGTCATCCACCGTGAATTCCGGGTCCTTCATGGCCGCTCTCATGTCAGGGGAATGCCAAAAGTCTTCATGGCCGGCCCGCCACTGGGCCACGGTGGTGAAGCCTTCACCCTCGTCGACGGCGTGCTGCAGATCGACGTCCGCCAGCCTGTCCATGCGAACCTCGGTCATTTCGATGACGGCTACGCCGTGGCCCGCGGAGTCCACCACCACTTCCCGTTCGCCCACGCGGGGCAGCTTTTCCTGTTCCACCTCAAATTCAATGAGTGTGGCCGTGGTGGAGATTTTTGACCCATCCAAAATCGCCGCAATGAGCTTCTCGCGCAGCGGACCCGGGAAAGCGAATTCGCAGATCGGAAGCCCGGCGAATTCCGGCGCGGTTCTGAGGTCTTTGCTGGTCATGCCCAAAGCCTACTGCGCGACCCGACGCTCCTTATTTGGCGCAACTGTGCCATATGTCCGGGGGCTGGTTGCAAGAAGCGTGAAGACCGGCCCAGGGTCTACGCGGGTGAGAGGAAACTGTCGTATTACTAACAGCATATTTCGGGTGGGCTGACGCGGTCACACTTCCGTCAGTAACCGTGTCCTCGTCCCACATGCAAGCGGACCACCTTCACCGCACGTGGACAGTCGGAACACGAATCGCCTAATGCCTGAGGCAGCTACAAGTAGTGTCCCGTATAGGGTTCGCGACGTTCATAGAAACGATGCGCATCTTCTCAAACTTTGTCGCTGGTCAACTGGACCAAGGCAACAATGCGGCGACGGCCCTCAGCGACAGTCCAGTTCATCATCTCTGAGCCAAGTTCGTTGCCACGCAGTCGCTCATGTACCCGGACTGCTTCCACGATCAGTCGTGTCGCGCCTGACCGTGCGAGACCGGGAATGACGGTCAACTGCATGGTTACGATATCGGTTTCGGTCTCATCGACCGCAACTAACAGTAGTTGTGCGGGGTCGGCATCGATTGCATGGAAGGCGGCCAGACACAGGGAGCGATGCTCAGGCGCCGCGGAACTTTCGGCCCGTCGAATGGGGTCGTTGGCCCGAAGGTTGTTGGTGGCGAGTCGGAGTTAGGCGATCAGCAGTTGAGCTGCTGCACCTTTCGCCTGTGCGGCGGCATCTGCGTTACCCGATATCCCTGCGGTTACCATGCAGCCCTCAACCAGGAGGAATACCCCATCGGCCACTGATCGTGATGCTCCTGCCTCCGATACCACCTCGTTCACATAGTTTCGAAGCCGTGTCTTGTGTCGACGTACTGCGTCAGCGACATCTGACGAGCTTGCGCCGAGCTCGCCGAAAGCGTTGATCCATGCGCAACCTCGGTGCCCTTCGCCTGCAAGCCAGCTAGCCAGCCAATCGAAGATCGCCAGCACCCGACTCTCCGACTGTGTTTCGCGGTCAACTCGCCGTGCGAGCGAGGCATGCCATCGATCGTCGCGTCGATCGAGCATAGCGACCGCGATCGCGTCCTTACCTTCGAACAGAGAGTAGATGCGCTTCAACGGCATGCCAGATGAGGAACGAAGGGCATCCATCCCAACGGTTTGGAATCCGCGTTCGTAGAACAGTTTCTCTGCTGCGTCCAACAGCTGATCGACTTCGGGGCGAGACGTCATGACTTGTCACTATCCTTCGAATTTGCTCTGAGAACGTTCGTTCTCTATGCTATCAAATTACCGGAGAACGATCGTTCTCACATTCAGAAGGAGTGCAGCTGTGGCATCGGACGTAAAACAGATCCTGGCCAGCAAGGCCCCCGCGCGCCCGACCATGACCATACTGCTGGTCGCGACGCTCACGTCGACCGTAGCTCTCGTGACCCTTGTTGGACTAGGCATCCTGACTGGGCACCTTCTGCTCATCCCGCCCATGGCTGCCAGCATGGCACTCGTCGCCGGCGCGCCGTCTTTGCCATTGTCTCAGCCTCGAAATGTCATCGGCGGCCAGGTGATCTCGGCCATCGTGGGCGTCACGGTCGGACTGGCTAGCCACTCGCTCTGGGCGGCTGCTATCGCTGGAGGTCTCGCGCTCGGGGCAATGCTGCTGACGCGCACGTCGCATTCTCCAGCCGCTGCAACTGCCGTCATCGGGGCAATGGCCGTGGATGGTCAGCTCTCCTTTGTCGCCTGCGCCGGATTCGCGGCTATCGTGCTCGTACTGTTCGGACTGTCCCGCTCCGCTTTCAGGCGTACGACGTATCCGCTGTACTGGTGGTAGACGCTGCTGTCAAAAACACTATGGCCTCATAAAACCAACCATTCCCCTAAACGGTTCGGCAATCGGGCCGAACGACAGAGTTGCAGATTGCGACGTGGACACGCGTGGATGCAAAGTGAAACCGTGAAATAAGGAACTCCCTTTCAACTCTGTTGCGGGAACCTGACAGAGTTAGCGCATGGATATCACCTGGCTCCTCGTCGTACTCATTCTCATTGTCTTGTTCGCGAGCATCAGCATCGTCGGTGCGCTGCGTCGGATTCGTGCTGCGAGCGAAAAAGCACTCGCGATACTTGAGGACCAGTCCGCTCGGCAGGCCACGGAGAACTCGTCCCAGTAGCCGTTCCCCTTACGGGGCGCTCGACGTCAAATTATTGGCTCGCCCGATTTAAGGGGTCAAGATAGCCGACAGCTCCCGGCTGAGGTTTTCCTGCGCCCGGGCGGCCCACAATTCCTTGCCCTTGGCTGTGTGGAACAGCGGCTGCAGCGCCAGTAATTGACGCACGACGGCGGCCCTCCCCTTGGCAAAATCACCCTCCGACACGTGGGCATAGTCCCTCCGCACTCCGGAAACGTAGCGGGAGTAGGCTTGCGGCTCACCGCCGAGGATGGCCAGGTCGGCGTCGCACAGGAGATGTCCGGCGATGTCGCCGGTAGCGGGGGAGTGGGTGGCTGTCAGCCTGACCAGGCGGCCAACCTCCGCCGTTTCGTCAACTGACAGCAGCTTGTTTAAGCGCGCTTGTGCCAAAACGGCGGAATCCTCCTCGTCGGCAGCCGTGCCGTTGTAGACGGCGTCGTGAAACCAGGCAGCCAGCGCAACGGGCCGGGGCGTCTGGTGCCCGGTCAAGGCGTCCAGCGCCTCCAAGACCGCCAGCAGATGTGTGGCGGAATGGTAGTGGCGGTGGGGTTCGCTCCATCGCCCCAGTAGTTCGGCACCCAGCCCCGGCTGCCTCGGCATGAGTGCGTTCCAGCGCAGCTCCAAAACTGTGGACACGGATTTGACTCGGTACTTGGCCTTGATGCGCAGGCCCGATGCCACCAGGATGCGTGCCAACTCCTTGCCGGAAATTGGTACGGCCCCCGCTGCCATAAGATCCAGGTAGAGCCGCTCGGGCACGTCGTAGTGGTCAAGGTCAAAGGCGCGTTCCGCAACTCCGTTAGCCGCGGCGAAGGCGTGCAGTTCCGCGACCGAGGTGTCGGAGATCAGGTGCGAGAACACCGTCCCGTGTGCCGGCCAAAAGGGTGGATCGATGAAGATCATGGCCTTAGTTTAGGCGCCCGGGTGGAACTGCCGGGGCGAACCGCGGCCGGGCCGAGGGGACAGGAGGCGCGGCGGCGGGGTGGATGCCGTGGTTTGCGGGGAACCCGGACTAGGATCCGAGTTCGGCCTCGTCGTAGTCGAACAGTTCCTCGATGCTGGTGCTGAAGGTTCGGGCCAGTCGAAACGCCAGCGGGAGACTGGGGTTGTACTTGCCCCGCTCCAGGGCTATGACCGTCTGCCGGGAGACGCCAAGCGTTGACGCGAGCTGCTCCTGCGACCAGCCGGCAGCCTTTCTTGACTCTGAGATTTGGTTCTTCAAGACCGGGCTTCCGCAAGGAGGTTGCGCTTGGCCCGGTGGTAGCGGAACCAGAATGCCGAGATGGCCAGGATGAGGGTGACCAGCATGGCCAGGGCGGCGAATGCTGAATCGGCAAAGATCGCCACCGCCGCAAGGGTGGCCACCAGGATCACGAGGGTGTCGATGTAGGCGGCAGACTGGGCCTGCGTGGCCACTTCCTTCTCAAAGCTGCCCTCGGCCTGCTCCAGTGTCCGCGCCTGGTGGCGCTTCTTCAGGAACATGACCGTCATGCCCGTCGCAAAGACCACGACGGATGAGAGAATGCGCGGCAGCACATCATTGGGCGGTTCGGCGGCGACCGCCCAAGCCGTCAGGATGGCCAGCACTGCAAGTGCGATGGCGACGACACTGATGAATTGTTTCTTCATGCCCCAGCTCCGATACTTCGATGATATATGTAAAGCAACCTTGACATATTGCATGTAATGATGTCAAGGTTACTTTACTTTTCTTAGAAGGCGGGACCGTAGGGCTCTATAGTTCCCGTTCCGCATAGACGCCCAGCGCATCGCTAACAAACTGAGCACCCGCCACGCCGCCGTAATTCGCGGCAAAGCGCTCGTCCGCAACATACATTTCCGCAAGGCCCAAAACGTAGCCGCGTACGTCCCCGCCGGGTGCGGCGGCCGGAGTTCCTGGTATCGAAGAAAGCCAATCAACGTGGCGCCGCGCCAGCTCCTGCGCTTCGGGCGATGACGGCACGGTGCCGCCGGACGACAGGGCAAGCCAGTCGTTGTTCAGTGCCGCAACCTGGGCTTTCCATGTGGACTGACCGGAGGAATCCTTGCCGCGCCACCACGCGTCGCTCTGCGCATACGCCTCCGTGCCCCAGCGCTGTTCCACCTCTTCCTTGTGGTGAGTGTGGTCAAAACCGTCAAGCATGTCCTTTGCCATGATTCCCTCTCCCGCAGCCTCTGCTGCAATGGTCCTTTCAACTGACGCGATGAGCCGCGACAGTCGTTCCTGTTCGCCCCGCAGCAACGCAACATGGGTCCGCAGTGCCGAAGTTGCCGAGCTTTCTTGCGCCAAGACGGTAGAAATCGCGGGCAAGCCCAGTCCCAATTCGCGCAGCAGCAAAATACGTTGCAGCCGCGCCAGTGCGGTCTGGTTGTAGTGCCGGTACCCGTTGCCGGCAATGCGGCTCGGCACCAGCAGTCCGATGGAGTCGTAATGCCGCAGTGTTCGGCTGGTGGTTCCAGCCAGGGCTGCAATTTCCTGGATTGACCAGTCCGACGGGGCCTCTTCGATGCTCATGCAAGCAACTCTAAAGGTTGACGCAACGTCAAGGTCAAGGCCTGTTTTCGCCAAGAAAAATTGTGGCGCCGGCTGAGCGGCCGGTCCACGCAATGTGGCTCACGCCACGCGTGCCCTTCGTGCTGTTCCCTGCTTTCTGCGAGAGCATGGGATTGTCAGCTACTTCGGGGGACCCGGTGGTTCTGCACGGCACGAAGCAGTGCAGTTTGGCCGAGTCTTCAATAATGAAAATCTTGAGGAGCAATCATGAGGGCAGCACGTTACTACGACCGCAATGACATCCGTATCGAGGACATTGCCGAGCCGGAACTGAAGCCGGGAACCGTGGCTATTGACGTTGCCTGGTGCGGTATCTGCGGCACCGACCTGCACGAATACCTGGAAGGGCCCATCTTCATTCCGCCCGCAGGCCACCCACATCCGATCTCCGGAGAGTCCGCTCCCGTGACATTGGGCCACGAGTTCTCCGGAACCATCACGGCGCTGGGTGAGGGGGTCACCGATCTGAGCGTCGGAGAAAACGTGGTGGTGGAGCCGTACATCATCGGTGCGGATGTGGATACGAGCGAAGGTGCCCCGTATCAGTTGTCCAAGGACATGAACTTCATCGGATTGGGTGGTCGCGGTGGCGGACTTGCCGAGAAGATTGTCGTGGAACGGCGCTGGGTCCACCCGATTGGTGACATTCCCCTGGACCAGGCCGCGCTGATTGAACCCCTTTCCGTGGGGCATCATGCCTACGTGCGTTCCGATGCAAAAGCCGGCCAGGTTGCCATCGTGGGTGGGGCGGGGCCCATTGGTCTGCTGACCGCGGCTGTACTCAAGGCCAAGGGTCTGACCGTCTACATCTCCGAACTTTCCGAGGCACGCAAGGCGAAAGCCCTGGAAACCGGTGTTGCTGATGCCGTCTTCGATCCCCGTGAGGGTGACGTTGCCAGCCAGGTCCGCGAGTTGACCAATGGCCAGGGTGCGGATGTCGGATTTGAGTGCTCATCGGTGCCCGCCGTACTGGACATGCTCCTGGACGCCGTCCGCCCAGGTGCGGTCATTGTCAACGTCTCCATCTGGGGTCACAAACCTGCTGTGGACATGCCGAAGCTGGTGCTGAAGGAAGTGGATCTGCGCGGCACCATCGGGTACGCCAACGACCACCCGGACACCATCGCGCTGGTCCAAAGCGGCAAGTTGGACCTTTCTCGCTTCATCACCGGACGGATCGGACTGGACGGGCTGGTCAGTGAAGGTTTTGACCAGTTGATCAACAACAATGAAGCGCACGTGAAAATCATCGTGAACCCGCGCGGCTGAACAGTGCGTCACCCTTGGTAGGTGCGAGGTGCCCGGAAACTGAGTATCAGTTTCCGGGCACCTCTTTGCATTTCAGGCACCGAATGCGCCGGTTTGCGGCCACGGAAAAGCTTCGGAATAAGTTCCACACAAAGTAAGTTGAG
This genomic interval from Arthrobacter sp. PAMC 25486 contains the following:
- a CDS encoding pentapeptide repeat-containing protein; translated protein: MASKNAPRAPRLTPLDLHDLADNDDAFFGPGETYDGQRFDRTAFDETNLTSTDFLECELNSPTLNDAELRGVRFRGSVINDSFAPIMKGARTSWRDTEITSPRWGSAELYDSSWQSVRIDGGKIDFLNLRASKIIDLQISDCIIGELDLGGANVTRLALQNCRIGTLDLQQATLKDVDLRTTDFRTLNGIGSLSGVVIDDYQLGLLAPILAAHLGITVA
- a CDS encoding 2,3-butanediol dehydrogenase — encoded protein: MRAARYYDRNDIRIEDIAEPELKPGTVAIDVAWCGICGTDLHEYLEGPIFIPPAGHPHPISGESAPVTLGHEFSGTITALGEGVTDLSVGENVVVEPYIIGADVDTSEGAPYQLSKDMNFIGLGGRGGGLAEKIVVERRWVHPIGDIPLDQAALIEPLSVGHHAYVRSDAKAGQVAIVGGAGPIGLLTAAVLKAKGLTVYISELSEARKAKALETGVADAVFDPREGDVASQVRELTNGQGADVGFECSSVPAVLDMLLDAVRPGAVIVNVSIWGHKPAVDMPKLVLKEVDLRGTIGYANDHPDTIALVQSGKLDLSRFITGRIGLDGLVSEGFDQLINNNEAHVKIIVNPRG
- a CDS encoding DUF4031 domain-containing protein; the protein is MIFIDPPFWPAHGTVFSHLISDTSVAELHAFAAANGVAERAFDLDHYDVPERLYLDLMAAGAVPISGKELARILVASGLRIKAKYRVKSVSTVLELRWNALMPRQPGLGAELLGRWSEPHRHYHSATHLLAVLEALDALTGHQTPRPVALAAWFHDAVYNGTAADEEDSAVLAQARLNKLLSVDETAEVGRLVRLTATHSPATGDIAGHLLCDADLAILGGEPQAYSRYVSGVRRDYAHVSEGDFAKGRAAVVRQLLALQPLFHTAKGKELWAARAQENLSRELSAILTP
- a CDS encoding helix-turn-helix transcriptional regulator — its product is MKNQISESRKAAGWSQEQLASTLGVSRQTVIALERGKYNPSLPLAFRLARTFSTSIEELFDYDEAELGS
- a CDS encoding TetR/AcrR family transcriptional regulator gives rise to the protein MTSRPEVDQLLDAAEKLFYERGFQTVGMDALRSSSGMPLKRIYSLFEGKDAIAVAMLDRRDDRWHASLARRVDRETQSESRVLAIFDWLASWLAGEGHRGCAWINAFGELGASSSDVADAVRRHKTRLRNYVNEVVSEAGASRSVADGVFLLVEGCMVTAGISGNADAAAQAKGAAAQLLIA
- a CDS encoding MerR family transcriptional regulator, which gives rise to MSIEEAPSDWSIQEIAALAGTTSRTLRHYDSIGLLVPSRIAGNGYRHYNQTALARLQRILLLRELGLGLPAISTVLAQESSATSALRTHVALLRGEQERLSRLIASVERTIAAEAAGEGIMAKDMLDGFDHTHHKEEVEQRWGTEAYAQSDAWWRGKDSSGQSTWKAQVAALNNDWLALSSGGTVPSSPEAQELARRHVDWLSSIPGTPAAAPGGDVRGYVLGLAEMYVADERFAANYGGVAGAQFVSDALGVYAEREL
- a CDS encoding HPP family protein, whose protein sequence is MASDVKQILASKAPARPTMTILLVATLTSTVALVTLVGLGILTGHLLLIPPMAASMALVAGAPSLPLSQPRNVIGGQVISAIVGVTVGLASHSLWAAAIAGGLALGAMLLTRTSHSPAAATAVIGAMAVDGQLSFVACAGFAAIVLVLFGLSRSAFRRTTYPLYWW
- a CDS encoding ASCH domain-containing protein; amino-acid sequence: MTSKDLRTAPEFAGLPICEFAFPGPLREKLIAAILDGSKISTTATLIEFEVEQEKLPRVGEREVVVDSAGHGVAVIEMTEVRMDRLADVDLQHAVDEGEGFTTVAQWRAGHEDFWHSPDMRAAMKDPEFTVDDSTMLVLQRFKVIARLP